The DNA region CTACCTGGCCTGCGRgtaaaatgtaggcctataaatttgcacatctgatagtatttctgattgtcttaagctccacagtgatggtgaattctcaaatgtttttcttcacctcaaacggCACGTAATCAATCTGTTTTTACATGCATTAAGACTACGTTGAGGAACTTGTCAATTTgtaaaatctttccagctcttttGATAACCACTCAGCACGATGGGAAGGGGGGGTGggtgtcatgctctgatccggtggaaacATAATAAAATAGGCCCACCTGATTTacttatcccttgcacaaatagcctacagctttgTCAGTCTAGAGCTCACTGGcacaggaaactgagggcccagaatattctATACAGtattgcaagtttgctagcaccAGCTTCAGGCTggaccaagttaatagttgatacaatgtttaaaGTTCCTTGTAGACAGGCCAATGTGATTCATAGGATATTTCTTTTTATCAGAGTATTTTCTACCTGCAAGCTACACTGTTtctatttgttggctttatggaggctatttttacattgttGGCAATAGAATTTACTTTTAGAWTTTTGATTAACCACTTGATGATTTTCAGATACgaagactttattataaattaaattgaaCTGTTCCACGGAAATGTGCATTTGacaatcataactggcacgcagtttggtagaaatggtaagataaattggcattctaAATGGGAAAGGTTGATGACTCTTGTTGTAGACATGACATACTGGTAACTTCAGGAGCTTACTGGCAGACTCTGCCAAGGCCAGCTGGAAGAGGTTCGggaacagtttaaaaaaaaaaatatatatatatattcttctggttaggctatcttGATCTTGCTCcttgtcatttgtgtgtcttgaTTATTTAatcagtgtgcttaaagcataaGACGAGCTCAGTAGCCTACCTGCAGTATAGTTGATTTTCTTCAAACATATAGGGTGTGTCTATAGGAAACTCCATGtttttaaaaaagtttttttgttgtCTGTGACAGCCCTATAAACAACATATTATTGAGTAGAACTTGTAAGGTTCCCCATGAGGTTGTGGCGATGAACTTTTACAAATTGATGGtccttgaaaataaatattagtgcttgaaaaaatacttaagtccttgaatttgacttgccacggTCTGTACGAACCCTGAGTATGACTATACATAGCATGCTATATGTTTAGTATTGAGGGTGTATAGGAAATTCCTTCTCTCCTGGTGAGGCTTTCTAAAAGGGATCAATAGTGATTGTATTGTACTCCGTGTTCCCCTCCTATCTGTCTTCCCAGGTCATGTTCTTAGAGAGGACTTCAAGTTCCTCCATACCTTCAGTTCAGACTTGGCCAAGCTCCTCAAGGCCTCCCCCGGCCAGGTCGTCATGGTGCAGCCTGAGAAGTTCAGGTCCAAGTACGAGAAAgcttcacacacactcaccatcaAAGTAAGTCTGTCCACAAGGTGTGTGCGTTTGTCTAACCTCAGGTAGACGTCAATGAAGCATGCTCTCCTGACCTAAGAAAATGCTGAAATGATTTGTGCATGTTTAATGTTGTAAGATGTTCTCATAACCTGGCCTGGCCTATCTCTCCTTTTCAGGACTCCACAGAGGTGTCTGAGGTGCAGGACTTTTTTAAGAAACACATCCTGCCACTGGTGGGTCACAGGAAACAGAGCAACGACGCTAAACGCTACACCAAGAGGCCGCTGGTCGTTGTCTACTACGGTGTGGACTTTAGCTTCGACTTCAGGAAAGGCAAGTGTCCTCAACCCCATATTTCCTAGGTTGTGTGAATATTGTCTAAAGCTGCGTAGCTTCCATAATACCTTGTCATGCTGAagagctggaacaaaagcctgcactaCCAGTAGCTCTCCTCCAGGACTGGCGGTTGGAGAACCTTGGCGGTGTTAATTGGAGCTCATCTCATGCCTCATGTCTGATAACCCCTTCTATTTCTGTTCTAGCCACCCAATTCTGGAGGAGCAAGGTTCTGGAGGTGGCCAAGGATTTCCCAGAATACACCTTTGCCATCGCTGATGAGGAGGACTACTCAGATGAGCTGAAGAGCCTGGGGCTCAGCGACAGCGGGGAGGAAGTCAATGTGGGGATTCTGGGAGATGGTGGCAAGAAGTTTGCCATGGAGCCTGAGGAGTTTGACTCTGAGGTGCTGAGGGAATTCATCATGGCCTTCAAGAAAGGTGAGCTTTACAGCAATTGTTATAAAATGTCAGGACTTTAAACCACAACATGTTGTATTGAGTTACATATTAACCTGAGTTGAGTACCTTGTCTGCAGCCAGCCAAATAATCAGTATGTGACAGGTCTTCATTGCCAATATCGTGTAATGGACTATACATTAGTGTCCATTGGTCACCATGTCTGTCcattcttgtctctctctctgtaggcaaACTGAAGCCTGTCATCAAATCCCAGCCGGTGCCCAAGAACAACAAAGGCCCTGTGAAGGTAGTGGTTGGAAAGACCTTCGACGATATTGTCATGGATACCAAGAAAGACGTCCTGATCGAGTTCTACGCCCCGTGGTGTGGTCACTGCAAGAAGCTGGACCCCGACTACACCGCCCTGGGCAAGAAATACAAGAACGAGAAGAACCTGGTCATTGCCAAAATGGATGCCACGGCTAACGACGTGCCTCACGACAGCTACAAAACAGAGGGCTTCCCTACCATCTACTTTGCGCCTAGCAACAGCAAGCAGAGCCCAATCAAATTTGAGGGTGGGGATAGAACCATAGAAGGATTTAGTAAGTTCTTGGAACAGCACGCCACAAAGTTATCACAGAGCAAAGATGAACTTTAAAAATCTCTTTCTGAGTAGGCAAGAACTTTAACCATGCCAGTGTAGAGACTACAGGTTCTAGTGGCCCTGGAGGAGCCGAGGGAAGACTGTCAATTCCAAATCAACCCTTCCTAGCCCCTACACCCTAGCCACCTATGTGCAAGATGGAGCTACCACCATATGTATCCaaccctctcagatctccactagGGCCTAGTGTTTAGGGGGTCGGAGTTGATTTGTGTCCCCACAGAGGGCTGTTACTGAGTTTCTCTGATTTACcagatgtaaaataaaaaaaatctaaagaaatctgATCAAATCAAGAGATTCTGCTTTTGTTTTCCATGTCTAAAAGCATGTAAGCACTGCGAGTTCTAAGCCTTTTTAAATAAAGCATGAACTGATGTGGTAGTTGTGTGTACTGAGTGGTGGGGTGCATAATTCTTATCCTTGTCAGCTGTACTGAGGACAGGATAGGTGAAAGCAAAATTAAGGAATGTTMTCTGTCCTATTATATAGGATGggagtattcaactcttaccatacaaggtccagagcctgctggttttctgttctacctgaattAATTGCACCCCGTCTAAATCATTCCCTGAATAGAGGTTATTATATTCTATTAAGATTAATTgattttagtttcagtttttaGATCCACTTTACTATGTTTTATAAAAACATATGGCTTTAGTGTTGGACAGATGTGGGAGGCTAGGCTCCATGTATMTGTTGTATCATTTTTGGGGATGTCCATTCCTGCAACTGTGGGGCATTAATGCAtaaggtgatgggtcaggtcataggttaggtTTAAAGGTAGACTGCAAGAATACCTAGATGCACGACATAAACTAGTGAGTCAATATCTGCAACAACCAGGAGGGTTGAAGAGCGACGCTaaacttctccgctgttttggtATCATAGCTGCTGTGTGAAACTTGCACATGCACAGATACTCCGTCTGACAGAGTGCAGTCTTGCATGTTCTCATCTCAATGGCTGTTTTCGAGTGGATCAATTTGAAAGGTGGTGACCTATTTTGGGGATAAAAAAATTGTCCAACTTGGACCAACATGTCAACTGCATTaactttacaaaaatcatgtgatcaaagaTGACGTTTTGACTGCAGTCGCTATTCAAGTTCATCCTGCAGGGAACGCCTGCATTGCGTGAGACTKTWMTSWKKKKKWKWRWWWYYMGTMTTTWTWTMWSKCKCACYKYWYTGWSKKKAYASARYWSWSAAACAACCAATTTGCACGGTGTACAGTAGATATATATACAAATGTGATATGAGGTTCTCARTAATTGTACAATGTCCACACATGGTTTCAGATTGTTAGTATGTGTGATATAGAATGGCAACACTCATGTTTCCTTTAGGGAGTGGATGAAATGTACACAATTGTTACCTGATGGAAAATGGGGGATGGTCATGTTTTTACATTTCAATCagggggagggtcatgtaatccgttactccccgaCCAtaaattacatgtaatctgttacatgtaagggattacaaaaaaatgaactaatctgttacgttaccagcaaaactattgtaatcagattacagatacttttgaagaactagattacttcgaggattacttttaaattcagaaagcatgtttgaggaaaaaaatctttgacacttgttttctcaatgacattgagAAAgttagagccccacctgttttgagacccacattttttgcaaaaacatataaatatatatttggggggggcttgcctgttctgcatatattttggcattaatacgtgtcacatatcggAAATGTTTGCGAACAATGTAAAAAagtatataattgagttaataacgCCGCATACAAAAatgttctcttttttttgttttcttgagtaaggaagttccgaaatgcaggtgtttcagcctagctcagtgttttctgtggtggtggggcgggccagcagaaaataggagcattgcgccgtgattggctcagtgttctgtcactcatggggaccttACGCAATTGCCAAGCTTAAGTGCTTAGAAAGGGTAGACATCCAACAtttcagccctttgggtcctgccaaagagttatattacaagtgcccttccaagaaggctcagggtcattggccacagaaattatgtaaaatcacatatgtacagtagctttgattggactgatgtccatgtcaacatcttactttcacaatcttagctagcagtcatcatcatgaatcaagtctactggcaaatcctttttaatccttgtcatatgaagagaaataatgaagaaaaaatatagataaaatgtatcagtgctcatcggccattggacataaacattacacaacaatttggagatcgtaaattcaacaatgagtcgtttGTAAGGAtaggtgacagtggctaactgcaagcattgcaactgggaagtcggaAATAAACAGCTCAAAACATTTTGAATGGTCATTCAACTCGGATTTGTAAATCCGGCATCTttctctttgatgacaaaatttgcccacgaaggaccgcggcgccactttcctgttcaagcACATCACAACAACGTGAGGCCAAAAATGCTGCTACATAAATTATGTAggatgccagggagatatgtatcctgtagctaagaaagtaatactaagtgtatgttgtgtagtaaactgttagtagcccatgtgcctcaccctaataatttggtcggTGTATGCTTGTTTACTAACTTTtgttgtacagctttgacagtgctactgatagtagtggtggcgcttggcttgcacgtgcaaattcagcacacacaacattctgtaatagaattgtgttatttgaggtGTAaatttaaaagcttatttaacgtgtcaaatagtgttatatgatgtgtatcttttttgacaaaCACCCAAAGGTAtttcaatgtgcctcaccctaataatttggtctattttaaCCTCTTAATTTttcctactgttctaacttggtggtgcacatgtagcctataacctgtttaagataaatgtaataattgaatatggtaagagctttcattgtctgcttatatgccccctttagttatcctacggttctgacttgttgtacagggagtacactgtaagaacggcccatgttctgaattctgtctcagtacatttcaaaagtgctgaacaaatagttatattgactacgtcagtcctagctcgctcattaatgtcttaatagaAATTACGGATGgactcttatccgcttgtcgtccccttatgccatagtttgtacaaatctcaattgtcagtagaaaccacatttctttaagcaaatcagccatatcagctatgttttttttaaaggcagtaaatgaggcagaatgaactgtttcactgccagacaaggctccactgatagccaggtgtagcagtggtaaggtgttgggacagctttaacAGTTTGTGGATACCGTTTGTCAaggttatagtgcaattaatgtattgtttagtgtcgtGGCTTTGCTGGCAAGCATCCCAcctatttttttgctaaaatcgccactgcatagcgcattgatgtgaatcacattgctgctctctcatttagctatttgtgccttatggattgtggttgttgtggatggctgttcacaaatcgaaatgtgtggatcccagcctatggaataaaagtgaggcttttattgctcaatataattcatgctgataaaaaaaaaacatgcctaATGGACACGCTCAAACTCACACACTATTGATTTACTTAAAGGGGcgatctgtagttgctacatcaatttttggacttgtaaattatatatatatacagttgaagtcggaagtttacatacactgaggttggagtcattaaaactcgtttttcaaccactccacaaattttttgttaacaacctacagctttggcaagtcggttaggacatctactttgtgcatgacacaagtaatttttccaacaattgtttacagacagattatttcacttataactcattgTATCGCAATTCcaagtgagtcagaagtttacatacaataagttgacaagcttttaaacagcttgtaaaattccagaaaattatgtcatggctttagaagcttctgataggctaattgatcatttgagtcaattggaggtgtaccgtgtggatttcaaggcctaccttcaaacacagtgcctctttgcttgacatcatgggaaaatcaaataaatcagccaagactattgtatcgcaattccagtgagtcagaagtttacatacaataagttgactaagcttttaaacagcttgtaaaatccagaaaattatgtcatggctttagaagcttctgataggctaattgatcatttgagtcaattggaggtgtacctgtggatgtatttcaaggcctaccttcaaacacaagtgcctctttgcttgacatcatgggaaaatctaataaaatcagccaagactattgtatcgcaattccagtgagtcagaagtttacatacaataagttgactaagcttttaaacagcttgtaaaattccagaaaattatgtcatggctttagaagcttctgataggctaattgatcatttgagtcaattggaggtgtacctgtggatgtatttcaaggcctaccttcaaacacattgcctctttgcttgacatcatgggaaaatctaaataaatcagccaagacctcagaaaaaaaattgtagacctccacaagtctcgttcatccttgggagcagtttccaaatgactgaaggtaccacgttcatctgtacaaacaatagtatgcaagtataaacacaatgggaccacgcagccgtcataccactcaggaaggagacgcgttctgtctcctagagatgaacgtacttttgtgcgaaaagtgcaaatcaatcccagaacaacagcaaaggaccttgtgaagatgctggaggaaaaaggtacaaaactaactatatccacagttaaacgagtcctatattgacacgacctgaaagggcgctcagcaaggaagaagccactgctccaaaaccaccataaaaaatccagattacggtttgcaactgcacatggggaaaaatatcatactttttggagaaatgttctctggtctgattttWAAAAattgagctgtttggccataatgaccatcgttatgtttggaggaaaaagggggacgcttgcaagccgaagaacaccatcccaaccgtgaagcacgggggttgcagcatcatgttgtgggggtgctttgctgcaggagggactggtgcacttcagaaaatagatggcattatgtggcaggaaaattatgtggatatattgaagcaacatctcaagacatcagtcaggaagttaaagcttggttgcaaatgggtcttccaagtggacaatgaccccaagcatacttccaaagttgtggaacaatggcttaaggacaacaaagtcaaggtattggagtggccatcacaaagccctgaccttaatcctatagaaaatctgtgggcagaactgaaaaagtgtgtgcgaggaaggaggtctacaaacctgactcagttacaccagctctgtcaggagaaatgggccaaaattcacccaactttttgtgggaagcttgtgaaaggctacccgaaatgtttgactcaagttaaacaatttaaaggcagtgctaccaaatactaattgagtgtatgtaaacttctgacccactaggaatgtgatgaaagaaataaaagctgaaataaataattctctctactattattctgacatttcacattttaaaaataaagtggtgatcctaactgacctaagacagggaatttttataatgattaaagtcaggaattgtgaaaaactgagtttaaatgtatttggataatgtgtatgtaaacttctgacttcaactgtatatatatccattgctctgtctattaatctgagagtggttacatttctccaggcccatccctcagcttttaaccAAAACAGAGTCGGGGCgtccgttttgttattgtttcatctgtggatttgccctttaaacagctgcatattatcaagatatgaaagtgtcaccaacaaaaagttaaacaataagcctatagcaaatgcagcatacgACATTCATTTTTCACACGACAAAAGTACTTTTCAGTAGTGCtgaaagcatgccattccatgagcgcagcatatatttttaaactcaaatcaatgagcccaatctgTCCTCCATGACAAGAAAATTCTAAACAACacagtagggctggctaataagtccttcgtttttggagttatgctcaggtaaaacaatttggctaatctatacgaCCATATCtacaagtcctattcttgaagatcaaggggtataacatttattggaatgactgtaattctgatagactttggtttttaatataAAGATATAATTTgattgtattattatatgtagtagaaagcgatgggttagaagaagccatcttaaaatgtaacatccatatatggccagctatgtaaactttaacatagatttatcctgcaatagatgtcgttcagtTGGTAACATAAATGTTGGTATTTTTTTAATgcttcttaaggggaaagtaatctaaaagtattttagatttttatttaactaagcaagtcagttcagaacaaattcttatttacaatgacggccaaaccctaacccggacgaagctgggccaattgtgcgccgccctatgggactcccaatcacggccgattgtgattcagcctgggatcgaaccagggtctgtagtgacacctctagcactgagatgcagtgccttagaccactgcaccactctggagccctgaatgtaatcagattacgttactgagtttgggtaatccaaaagttacgtaactgtaacggattacatttagaaagaaaCCGACCCAACCCTGTTGTTAATCAattaaatgtcatattgctcAGTGTTTAAGAATTAGTTGCATATTATATCTCTGTGTGCCCGATGCTGCACCTCATCCCCGATTCTCTGCTGAGCGCGCAATATCAAGTGCTCAattaaatgatccatagcctatataTAGGCCTAGACTATACAAAGAGtatgctcggagaagcacaggccaaagttatatatttttaaagtacttcCTTCCCAAGTTTTtgcgctgctgggatggtgtatatAAAACTAGGTTACACCGCATTACACACGCCAATGGATAGGCTATCACAATCACGAGCCCTTCCCTGCTCTTGCTGATGTGAACCCTTtagtgctgcctaaccaatggctgtgctgtgtatggTGGCACTTCAGGAGGCAATAAAAGGCTTcttccaaaaatattttatttgtccAAAAAATGCTATATCTGTGTCAGACGGAGAGCGTGAAGAT from Salvelinus sp. IW2-2015 linkage group LG14, ASM291031v2, whole genome shotgun sequence includes:
- the pdia4 gene encoding protein disulfide-isomerase A4 isoform X2; this encodes MRKIALLLIVLLGVAHFATVIQCEEDDVAEVDEVDDSDDEEEEDEDDGTEVKDENGVLVLTDNNFDTFMDGKDTVLVEFYAPWCGHCKQFASEYEKIAQSLKENDPPIPVAKVDATKSSSLASRFEVSGYPTFKIMKKGEPVEYDGAKNEQAIVAQVKEVAQPDWKPPPEATLVLTKDSFDDVVNNADIILVEFYAPWCGHCKQLAPEYEKAAKDLSQRSPPIPLAKVDATQEKDIAIRFGVSGYPTLKIFRKGKAFDYNGPREKSGIVDYMSEQAGPPSKQVQMVKQVSEFIKDGDDAVIVGVFSSDQVTTYDLYLEACHVLREDFKFLHTFSSDLAKLLKASPGQVVMVQPEKFRSKYEKASHTLTIKDSTEVSEVQDFFKKHILPLVGHRKQSNDAKRYTKRPLVVVYYGVDFSFDFRKATQFWRSKVLEVAKDFPEYTFAIADEEDYSDELKSLGLSDSGEEVNVGILGDGGKKFAMEPEEFDSEVLREFIMAFKKGKLKPVIKSQPVPKNNKGPVKVVVGKTFDDIVMDTKKDVLIEFYAPWCGHCKKLDPDYTALGKKYKNEKNLVIAKMDATANDVPHDSYKTEGFPTIYFAPSNSKQSPIKFEGGDRTIEGFSKFLEQHATKLSQSKDEL
- the pdia4 gene encoding protein disulfide-isomerase A4 isoform X3, giving the protein MRKIALLLIVLLGVAHFATVIQCEEDEVDEVDDSDDEEEEDEDDGTEVKDENGVLVLTDNNFDTFMDGKDTVLVEFYAPWCGHCKQFASEYEKIAQSLKENDPPIPVAKVDATKSSSLASRFEVSGYPTFKIMKKGEPVEYDGAKNEQAIVAQVKEVAQPDWKPPPEATLVLTKDSFDDVVNNADIILVEFYAPWCGHCKQLAPEYEKAAKDLSQRSPPIPLAKVDATQEKDIAIRFGVSGYPTLKIFRKGKAFDYNGPREKSGIVDYMSEQAGPPSKQVQMVKQVSEFIKDGDDAVIVGVFSSDQVTTYDLYLEACHVLREDFKFLHTFSSDLAKLLKASPGQVVMVQPEKFRSKYEKASHTLTIKDSTEVSEVQDFFKKHILPLVGHRKQSNDAKRYTKRPLVVVYYGVDFSFDFRKATQFWRSKVLEVAKDFPEYTFAIADEEDYSDELKSLGLSDSGEEVNVGILGDGGKKFAMEPEEFDSEVLREFIMAFKKGKLKPVIKSQPVPKNNKGPVKVVVGKTFDDIVMDTKKDVLIEFYAPWCGHCKKLDPDYTALGKKYKNEKNLVIAKMDATANDVPHDSYKTEGFPTIYFAPSNSKQSPIKFEGGDRTIEGFSKFLEQHATKLSQSKDEL